A genomic stretch from Clavelina lepadiformis chromosome 5, kaClaLepa1.1, whole genome shotgun sequence includes:
- the LOC143458705 gene encoding E3 SUMO-protein ligase ZBED1-like, producing the protein MSTSRGRKKSSSVWEHFSKPDEKNRVVCRHCKGILSYCNSTGSLLKHLKTKHLFLNISGIEGSLSASANNNSGESSKQSDTVTPHPPAAKKRSHQTLLDGHIHRAFTPTQEAKVTSLIMNVIVGDLRPINLVEGSNFKQLIQFLAPGYDLPGRMTFTRKLDSMLLKCKKKITNILSAANHISFTTDLWSSLRQQSYIGVTAHCLVTKTGQLQTFVIATKQVMDSHTGINIADWIESTLEEYSLSPGQIFAVVSDNGSNMVRACEILNERHNWTHVRCSAHSLQLCIKDACSLPAIKSALAAARHLVQYFKQSHKAAEALRLLQRQQQQGETESGALELVLDVATRWNSTFQMIQRLCHLQWMVRQILSDTTVTSRSKASHLEIRDHHWFLLQGLVEELLPLKVASDFIEGDQYVTTAAIVPLIKGLLSNYSSSSSGSSTSSASVHISAFRQKIKSAIECRFDFKPHYATRVCLHLKSKMISQSKSDTDTTAAIIAPPHNPIPVGHSSVSMMENLFNLGMEEATKGDADDEGADIDTMANNEVSAYLKENSNNTDVLDICLKYLSLPASSAASERCFSSAGLTATVLRSRLTGSHLEALNILHCNKQLLD; encoded by the exons ATGTCGACTAGTCGTGGGCGAAAAAAAAGTTCCAGCGTGTGGGAACATTTTTCTAAGCCAGATGAAAAAAATAGAGTGGTGTGTCGCCATTGCAAGGgaattttatcatattgcaACAGTACTGGCAGTCTGTTGAAGCACTTGAAGACAAAGCATCTGTTTTTAAATATCAGCGGAATTGAAGGCAGTCTCTCTGCAAGCGCAAATAACAACAGTGGTGAAAGTTCTAAACAAAG tGATACCGTGACACCACATCCACCAGCAGCAAAAAAAAGGTCCCATCAAACTTTGTTAGATGGACACATTCATCGTGCTTTCACTCCAACCCAGGAAGCCAAAGTTACCAGCCTTATTATGAACGTAATTGTTGGAGATCTACGGCCAATTAACCTCGTTGAAGGTAGCAACTTCAAGCAACTTATCCAGTTTTTGGCACCTGGATATGACTTGCCAGGAAGAATGACTTTTACGAGGAAGCTGGACAGCATGTTACTGAAGTGCAAAAAGAAGATCACAAACATTTTGTCAGCAGCTAATCATATATCTTTCACCACAGATTTGTGGTCTAGTTTGCGCCAACAATCATACATTGGTGTTACAGCCCACTGCTTGGTCACCAAGACCGGTCAGTTACAAACTTTTGTTATCGCAACTAAGCAAGTCATGGACTCTCACACTGGTATTAATATAGCAGATTGGATTGAGTCCACACTGGAGGAGTATTCACTGAGCCCAGGTCAAATATTTGCTGTGGTGTCAGACAATGGTAGCAACATGGTTCGTGCAtgtgaaattttaaatgaacGGCATAACTGGACACATGTTCGATGCTCGGCACATAGTCTGCAATTGTGCATCAAAGATGCTTGTTCCTTACCTGCTATAAAATCTGCTCTAGCAGCTGCAAGGCATCTGGTGCAATATTTTAAGCAGTCACACAAGGCAGCAGAAGCTTTGCGATTGTTACAGCGGCAACAACAACAGGGTGAAACTGAAAGCGGTGCATTGGAATTAGTGCTGGATGTGGCTACAAGGTGGAATTCTACCTTTCAGATGATTCAAAGGCTTTGCCACCTCCAGTGGATGGTGCGGCAAATTCTAAGCGACACTACAGTTACAAGCCGTTCCAAAGCAAGCCACTTGGAAATCAGAGATCATCACTGGTTCTTGCTTCAAGGACTCGTGGAAGAACTGTTACCTCTAAAAGTGGCCAGTGACTTTATTGAAGGAGATCAATATGTGACAACTGCAGCCATTGTACCCTTAATTAAAGGGCTGTTGAGTAACTATTCAAGCTCCTCCTCAGGCTCCTCTACAAGTAGTGCTAGTGTGCATATTTCTGCATTTAGACAAAAGATAAAATCTGCTATAGAATGCAGATTTGACTTTAAACCACATTATGCAACAAGGGTTTGCctgcatttaaaatcaaaaatgatTTCTCAGTCCAAGTCTGACACTGACACAACCGCAGCAATCATAGCACCACCCCATAATCCCATTCCTGTTGGCCACAGTTCTGTTTCCATgatggaaaatttgtttaatttaggaATGGAGGAAGCAACCAAAGGAGATGCAGATGATGAGGGAGCTGACATTGACACTATGGCAAATAATGAGGTTTCAGCCTACCTAAAAGAGAACTCCAATAACACAGACGTGTTAGA CATTTGCCTGAAATACCTTTCGCTGCCAGCATCATCTGCAGCATCAGAAAGGTGCTTCTCCAGCGCAGGGCTAACTGCTACCGTCTTGAGATCTCGACTTACCGGAAGTCACTTAGAAGCATTAAATATTCTACATTGCAACAAGCAACTCCTTGATTAA